The following coding sequences are from one Acidobacteriota bacterium window:
- a CDS encoding histidine phosphatase family protein, with protein MADTVICLVRHGQSSHNLRKLVAGQVPSCLTAKGREDARAVAALLKDHRFDRIYSSDLRRALQTAEVIRESLALDCPVHISSLLRELDYGRFTQRPVRETFAYLDYRRCRDRPYPGGEGFRELERRADAFARRLRSEAAGHSLLITAHAGPIRMLLVVLGAVGLDDLPSLFISNRYAGVVMLDDRGRFKDYRELG; from the coding sequence ATGGCTGACACTGTGATCTGCCTGGTCCGCCACGGCCAATCGAGCCACAATTTGCGCAAGCTGGTGGCCGGACAAGTGCCCTCATGCCTCACCGCAAAGGGTCGGGAAGACGCCCGGGCGGTGGCGGCCTTGCTGAAGGACCACCGTTTCGATCGGATCTACTCCAGCGATCTGCGGCGGGCCCTGCAGACGGCGGAAGTCATCAGGGAGTCCCTGGCACTCGACTGTCCGGTACATATCTCCTCGTTGCTGCGGGAACTGGACTATGGCCGGTTCACGCAACGGCCGGTCCGCGAGACCTTTGCCTATCTGGACTATCGCCGTTGCCGGGACCGCCCCTACCCCGGGGGAGAAGGGTTCAGGGAGCTGGAACGGCGAGCCGACGCCTTCGCCCGGCGCCTCCGTTCGGAGGCAGCAGGACACAGCCTGCTGATTACGGCGCACGCGGGCCCCATCCGCATGTTGCTGGTGGTGTTGGGTGCTGTCGGACTCGACGATCTGCCCAGCCTGTTCATCAGCAACCGCTATGCCGGGGTGGTGATGCTGGACGATCGGGGAAGGTTTAAGGACTATCGGGAATTGGGTTAG